In one window of Cheilinus undulatus linkage group 23, ASM1832078v1, whole genome shotgun sequence DNA:
- the alg10 gene encoding dol-P-Glc:Glc(2)Man(9)GlcNAc(2)-PP-Dol alpha-1,2-glucosyltransferase, translated as MEKFEGYVFTALCSTNFLISCLLFSKVTREQREPYMDEVFHVPQAQKYCHGRFNEWDPMITTLPGLYLVSVGVIKPVVWLADLTGEVVCSTAMLRFVNLLFNCGNLYLLYLLICKLHLREKARTTSRRVLSALSLSTFPVLYFFNFLYYTDAGSTFFILFTYLMTLYNCHKASALLGVCSVLFRQTNIIWVAFCAGTLVAAKMDEVWRVEHTKKRDEKCPPSQVPLSFSGVKKVVLFTLEFFTTPGHMKAVLLVAWPYVAVGLGFLGFVVLNDGIVVGDRTSHEACLNFPQLFYFFSFALFFSHPVSLCYYRVLRFFQALKKQPLFFLFITGVSLFLVWKFTFVHKYLLADNRHFPFYVWKRLFQRHELVRFLLVPAYVFAGWNFLDSFKSRSLFWNLAFLACLLAATVPQKLLEFRYFIIPYLMYRLHMPLPSLLRLVGEFLLYTAVNSATLYIFISKTFQWPDSTATQRFMW; from the exons ATGGAGAAATTTGAAGGCTACGTCTTCACGGCTCTCTGCAGCACCAACTTTCTCATTTCCTGCCTCCTGTTCTCTAAAGTCACTCGGGAGCAGAGGGAGCCGTACATGGATGAGGTTTTCCATGTCCCACAGGCTCAGAAGTACTGCCATGGAAGATTCAACGAG TGGGACCCCATGATCACCACGCTCCCAGGCCTGTACCTGGTCTCTGTGGGGGTCATCAAGCCTGTGGTGTGGCTGGCTGACCTGACAGGTGAGGTGGTGTGCTCCACTGCCATGCTGCGCTTCGTCAACTTGCTGTTCAACTGCGGCAACCTTTACCTGCTTTACCTGCTCATCTGCAAACTCCACCTGAGGGAGAAG GCACGGACAACCTCACGCAGAGTTCTCTCTGCCCTGTCTCTGTCCACCTTCCCTGTGCTCTATTTCTTCAACTTCCTTTACTACACGGATGCCGGATCCACCTTTTTCATCCTCTTCACCTACCTCATGACACTCTACAACTGCCACAAGGCTTCGGCGCTCCTCGGGGTCTGCTCGGTGCTCTTTCGCCAGACCAACATCATCTGGGTTGCGTTCTGCGCAGGCACATTGGTGGCAGCCAAGATGGATGAAGTTTGGAGAGTGGAGCACACAAAGAAGAGGGATGAGAAATGTCCTCCCTCCCAGGTTCCCCTGTCCTTCAGTGGAGTTAAGAAAGTGGTTCTGTTCACGCTGGAGTTCTTCACCACACCGGGCCACATGAAGGCGGTGCTGCTGGTGGCGTGGCCTTATGTGGCGGTTGGCTTGGGTTTCCTTGGGTTTGTGGTGCTGAATGATGGGATAGTGGTTGGTGACAGGACGAGCCATGAAGCCTGCCTGAACTTTCCCCAACTCTTCTATTTCTTCTCATTTGCCCTCTTCTTCTCCCACCCTGTCTCGCTGTGTTACTATCGTGTTCTTCGCTTTTTCCAGGCTTTGAAAAAGCAGCCTTTAttcttcctcttcatcactgGTGTCTCCTTGTTCTTGGTTTGGAAGTTCACTTTTGTCCACAAGTATCTGCTAGCAGACAACCGCCATTTCCCCTTCTATGTGTGGAAAAGGCTTTTCCAGAGACATGAGCTTGTGCGCTTCCTCCTCGTCCCTGCCTATGTGTTTGCCGGCTGGAATTTTCTCGACTCCTTCAAGTCGCGCTCATTGTTTTGGAACTTGGCATTCCTGGCGTGCCTGCTGGCCGCCACAGTGCCCCAGAAGCTGCTGGAGTTCAGGTACTTCATCATCCCTTACCTGATGTACCGCCTACACATGCCTCTGCCCTCTCTCCTCAGACTTGTGGGGGAGTTTCTTCTGTACACTGCAGTAAATTCTGCCACACTTTACATCTTCATCAGTAAGACTTTCCAGTGGCCAGACAGCACAGCCACTCAGCGCTTCATGTGGTGA